The following proteins are encoded in a genomic region of Dioscorea cayenensis subsp. rotundata cultivar TDr96_F1 chromosome 8, TDr96_F1_v2_PseudoChromosome.rev07_lg8_w22 25.fasta, whole genome shotgun sequence:
- the LOC120267478 gene encoding rhamnogalacturonan I rhamnosyltransferase 1-like, which yields MCRLEKTTARSEYRQESMGLKTEKLKGVAMAGVSRSRVKLWMIRATTTVLLWTCVVQLTALSEMWGPRVLKGWPSCFSPSDSPIPMKLSSSSMEVSLPPKRIYKNNGYLMVSCNGGLNQMRAAICDMVAIARYLNVTLIVPELDKSSFWADPSEFQDIFDVDHFITSLRDEVRILKELPPRLKKRVELGRVPSMPPISWSDISYYLYQILPLIQKHKVLHLNRTDARLANNGLPMEIQKLRCRVNYSALRFTSQIEELGKKVINILRQNGPFLVLHLRYEMDMLAFSGCTQGCTQEEVEELTRMRYAYPWWKEKVINSDLKRKDGLCPLTPEETALILTALDIDRSIQIYIAAGEIYGAERRMASLSSAFPNVVRKETLLEASDLRFFQNHSSQMAALDYMVSLESDIFVPTYDGNMAKVVEGHRRYLGYRKTILLNRKLLVELVDQYNSGSLNWHGFSSAVKEAHGNRMGMPSRRMVIPDKPKEEDYFYSNPQECLPLPDDQPWTS from the exons ATGTGCAGGCTGGAGAAGACGACGGCAAGATCGGAGTATCGGCAAGAGAGCATGGGGTTGAAGACGGAGAAGCTGAAAGGGGTGGCAATGGCGGGGGTTTCAAGGTCTAGGGTTAAACTTTGGATGATCCGAGCTACGACTACGGTATTGCTGTGGACGTGCGTCGTCCAGTTGACCGCGCTTAGTGAGATGTGGGGGCCGAGAGTTCTCAAAGGGTGGCCTTCGTGCTTCAGTCCTTCAGACTCTCCGATTCCGATGAAGCTGTCATCTTCTTCGATGGAGGTCTCTCTTCCTCCCAAAA GAATCTATAAGAATAATGGCTACTTAATGGTTTCCTGCAATGGTGGTCTTAATCAGATGCGAGCAGCA ATTTGTGATATGGTTGCTATTGCaagatacttgaatgtgacacTTATAGTACCAGAATTGGACAAAAGCTCCTTTTGGGCTGATCCAAG TGAATTCCAAGACATATTTGATGTAGATCATTTTATTACCTCATTGCGGGATGAAGTCCGGATTTTGAAAGAGCTTCCCCCAAGGCTAAAGAAAAGGGTGGAGTTAGGAAGGGTCCCTTCAATGCCGCCAATAAGTTGGTCTGATATCTCATACTACCTTTATCAG ATTCTACCTTTGATACAAAAGCACaaggttttgcacttgaataGAACAGATGCCCGGCTAGCTAACAATGGCCTCCCGATGGAGATTCAGAAATTACGCTGCCGAGTGAATTATAGTGCTCTGCGGTTTACTTCTCAAATAGAAGAACTTGGGAAAAAAGTGATCAACATTCTTCGGCAGAATGGCCCATTCCTCGTCCTTCACCTCCGATATGAAATGGATATGTTGGCTTTTTCTGGATGTACCCAAGGCTGTACTCAGGAGGAGGTCGAGGAGTTGACACGAATGAG ATATGCGTATCCTTGGTGGAAAGAGAAAGTCATAAACTCTGATTTGAAAAGAAAGGATGGCCTCTGCCCTTTAACACCCGAGGAAACTGCTCTGATTTTGACAGCTTTGGATATTGATAGGAGCATCCAGATTTACATTGCAGCCGGAGAAATATACGGTGCTGAACGTAGAATGGCTAGTCTTTCTTCTGCCTTCCCTAATGTG GTGCGAAAGGAGACGCTGCTTGAAGCTTCCGATCTTAGATTTTTCCAAAATCACTCGTCTCAAATGGCGGCCTTAGACTATATGGTTTCCTTAGAAAGTGACATTTTTGTTCCCACATATGATGGGAACATGGCAAAAGTTGTCGAAGGTCATCGCAG GTACTTGGGTTACCGAAAGACTATTTTGTTGAACCGAAAGCTACTTGTCGAGTTGGTAGATCAGTACAACAGTGGATCTTTGAACTGGCATGGATTCTCCTCCGCGGTGAAAGAAGCCCATGGGAATCGCATGGGAATGCCTTCGAGGAGAATGGTGATTCCAGATAAACCAAAGGAAGAGGACTACTTCTATTCCAACCCGCAAGAGTGCCTTCCATTGCCTGATGATCAACCATGGACTTCATGA